Part of the Fundulus heteroclitus isolate FHET01 chromosome 20, MU-UCD_Fhet_4.1, whole genome shotgun sequence genome, GGCAAAAATTCGGGGCAGCTGAgcacttctttatttatttctttttcttttttttttctttttccatttgcTTATTTGCATGTCCCAAAGATGGTGGCCCCTACTGTTAAGGGCTGTAAGAAAATAAGACTGCTCGCCAGTGGCTGGATTAAGTTGCTAACTGATTTACAACTTTTGATTGGCCACTTCTGTATGGCTAACACACAGGTTTTGTTTGATCATCAATTCTGAACCATATTATTGTATACTAGACAGATTTTTTGATTTATGAAACTCTTATTctaattttgaaaacaaacacaaaatatgcTATTTTTTGGACATTAGGCGGTTCTCGGCACCCAGAGAGCTAttctaggaaaaaaaacactcacattaaaattaatcaagcaagttttattgcagagtaaaataaatgtatataaaataacataaatacagAAAAGTCACCCAATTGGAATACACTACACCAGATTTGTAATAAAATTGTATGttagtaaaatgtatttttatacacaatttttttttattcagaagcaatttgtaaaatatataatacagtctaaaaagttataaatatCTCTATTTAATCAGAAACATCCCCATCACAGACATTAAACACCAAGcctgacaaaatgaaaataactacTATAATCTCAAAACAGCTCTAATAATCACGCTGATTGGATACGGTGAAATTTAAACATGAACGTCTACAGCTCAGGTCAGTTTACATCATTTTCCTGCAGGGACTGTGGCGTCTCTCCATTTGGGGCAAGTGGGGCCAGActccaccagatgtcgctgtggagctctatgttcacaataatcagtgtgACATGATTGTTCTTTatagagcaatattgtaaaaaagacagattccctcaccaataaaattctgttataaacatttatgtctatatatctaagtctgccagaaaactaacaaactcagaggctaaatcctcttgaggagccttgatattggggccggcccaccaacgtttgtttacaTAATGAACATCTGGAATCACAGTGAGCATGCCCagtacgctctcagtagacagctgtggggcacaaatcctacggccccaagctctgatcgtccaatcaaaatgctggaattgcacacgttacgtttacgttctgctggatagtgtgcgaccatctaggcaaggcaGATTTATCTGTAGAGCATATTTTAGTACAAGACAATGctaaatgctttacatgattaaaacattggaaaataaaaacaagtaaaaaaatagttggaattaaatgcaggaaactttaaacaaaatagaacataggaaaatggaaactacaaacaaatattaatatagtgttggttgtccttgctggaTCAttaaaggattgatgtgaatcttttctgttcaataaatgaacaatatgaaaaaacaaattatatataGCTTATACAAACTGGATTTTATAGTGTGTTGGTTtgtgctaatttatctgtttaatttcaaatttatcaaagtcaggttgtatgcattaCAGAAAAACTAGTTGCTGgcaataggtgttgagtttttatGCCCTACTTAACTTATTATCCCTCTTTGTAGGGACCATGTCCAGGTCTTACATGTTAGGCTGGGTGTTGACCTGCTGCGGCAGTAACTTCAGTGCATCTATGTCCCAGGTGTTAATGCAGGGAAACAGCTTCTTGGTGAAGGTATGGGTGATGGTGTGTATGTAACGGTTGGATTTGGCATCGATAAAGGAAAGGGTTTTTTTGTCGTATTCCAGAAGAACCTTGATTGTCTGGAAACGATTTGTTTCTTTCAGAACCAAGCATTGTGATGGAGACCACGCTGCATACTTCTCATCATAATAACCTAATCCCAGATATTCAGGCTCAATCAGGgattcatcactctctgctaaCACTCCCAGCCTCCAGCCTCTATTTTCTCCCACCTCGACCACCCAGCTGTGAGTCCCAGAGTCAAAGCCCTCAGACCCCAGAACGGAGTGGCAGGCGGTGATCCTCTCTGGGTTCTCTGGGAGGTTTTCCTTCTTTCCCAGCTTCACACTGGTGAGATCATCAGACAGGATCATGCCCGGATGAGCTGTGTTCGGATCCAGGATCACCGGAGTGTAGGAAACCACCTCCTTCATCTTCTTCCAGACGTTGAAGCCCAGGTTGcccagatgtttgggcacatccATCAGAGCTCCAGGAACCTGCTGTGGATCATCCGGGTTGCAGCAGCGCTGGGTTTTCTCCAGAGCAGCTTTGCAGTCCTGCTGGGATGAGTTGCCTTCAGAGCTCAGTTTCTCCTCTGTGACTCTGATTGTGTCTGACAGAGCTGCTATGTCTGTTTCCAGAGCTTTAATTTTCTCTTCCATCGGCTGGGTCTTCTGCTTCTCTCCTTCCCTCAGAGCTGAGAGCCTGGCCTCCTCTTCGTTCTGCAGGAACTGATGAAGCTTCTGAAACTGGTCATTGATCTGCTTCTCAGCCTTTTGAGTCTGGGTCTTGATGTGGTCGACTGTTTggtcacagttttctttaaatttttcaagCAGCTGTAGTTTATTCTGTACTGTCTCTAAAATTTTTTGGAGATGCTCTTTTTCATTGCAGGTTGGAAGATCCGGATTTCCTACACCTTGTGAGGAGACAGAAAGATTCTCTGACGTGGGAGCCATCGTTTTCTGTTGATGAAGCAGGAAACTTGGACTCAGGCGGGTCGTTCACTCCCCTCTTTCCCTTCAGAGCTGTTCTGATTTTCCTCCGCTGCTCCTTTAAAGCTCTTCAGATGGATGATCTTCCAGAGGTTGTCACTTCAGCGTGCCGTTCAGCAGACGTTTCTGTCCGAAGGAGAGGTTGTTTGTGTCTTTCCACATCCTTTCTTCGTCTGTTTTAAATGCTCTGGAGGCcagggggagtttttctttgATCAGCCTTCAGTTTCAGTTCTTAAAACCTGTTCCTGGTGTCGTGCTCTCTGCACATGATACAGCAGGTATGAAAtacttccttttgcattttacgGAAATTTTATCAGGGTGTCTGATATGACTTccttcctttgttttctttttttactttgtttaaaagtaTGTCGTCTGACCAGGATGTTGGTCTCTAAAAGTACCAGATATTATctgatgggttttttttctttttctgtagaACTAGTGCAGTTTCATCTTTATTTCTGTAGAACTAGTTTAGTTTCATCTTGAGCAACTATTTTAAGACTATATGAGGAGCTAAATTGATCCAGGTGTTGTTTTATATAGTCAGGATAACTaggttaaataaattaaatttaaataatatcCAGATAAATTGTTGTCTGGAGGATGGGGTGAGGTTCATTCggtttagaataaaaaaaatagacctaaaTGATTACACTTAAACAgttgtagtgtcagaaaggtcagatcggAGAACTCAAATTGCAGCTTTCTTAGAATATTTAGTGATGAATCtcctgtatgtttgttaatgtatgaaagaattctagtcaaggatttatttagcttactcctttgtttttcctatgtctgtctgtaatgtttttctgttcctgtacagcactttgaatgtcttgttactgaaaagtactatataaataaaccttaACTTACATAAACTGTCATATACAACATTAAGTGGTTGGAGATTAGTAGTTCAGTAGTAATTATGTTACAATCCCCTTTCTCGCTGGGAATGTACAGCAATTATTGACTGATAGAGTAGTTTTACACAATctgtaattttatttgtaacagAATGTATAtgaaaggtgaaagaaagcaAAGGGTCAAGCCAGAGGTCTAAATATTTAAACTACTCAACTGATGTAGaatccaaaataaaatgaagctcATAGCCAGATATGGAAATTTCTTCTGAAATAACATGgaatgtaattttgttttgttaagaaGTAATATATGGACATGAAGCCATGCTTGTACTAAGTCAAAGTCATGTTGAACAGAGGGCTGAATGCCAGCGATTCTGGACTTTGAGCAGTAAATAATGGTGTCATCCACATATAGTTCAATATCACAGTCAGTGCAAGCAAAAGGGAGGTTattgataaaaattaaaatagaagaGGACCAAATGAGGAACCCTGTGGCACACCTCCATCTATTATACTGAAATCTGAATGACAGTAATGAAAATAtgagttaaaccaaagaaaaGAGGACCTGTCAAGATCAATCAAATGTAATTTATCCAGTAAAAGGCAGTGGTAAACCATGTCTAACTCCTAGGTAAAAGAGGAGTTAGACATAATTTGCTCGTGTAAGTAAATTATCATCTAAGCCAGAAAAGATCATTAGCAAATTTCAATAGACCAGAGGTTGTTGAGAATTTGTTTCTAAATCCAGATTGAACCTGAGATAAGAGGTTATTACTGgataaataatcaaaaagttgattaaaatgttactcattacattaaattaattcaattatatttttgtgcaaattataaaaaaaataataataatcataagcatttgtaatttttgtcaTAATGACTTAAAAAATTGAGCTCAGATGTGACTTTGACTTATCATCCTTCGGATGTTGGTTTCCAGCTGTGCTAATTTCAGTTCATTGGAAAGGAACCTTGTCTATACAGGTGCTCCCATAACAGAGCAGAAACCAAGAAATTAAGTCAAGAAATTAACATGAGAAAACGTTTTTCAGCTCTGAGGTCTCCATTATATGGAAATGGAAATTATGAACCACCAGATCTTGTTGTCCAAACAAAAATGTGCAGATCAGTTTTTTCATTGATCTGTGCAATGTGGGCAACAACAATATGTCACTGAACTGAAAATAGGTGAGTTACTGAATACCAACTTTAGTTTGGATTCAGTTGAACTAAGATCAATCCATAAAGGTCAACTTtagttaaaaacaatatttgcaTATAAAGTGTCTGGAACAAAATTAGAGCAgcctctgtgcaggatggctgatGTTTAGGTATTTATCCTGACccattttaaagctttaaagtaCTTCACAAAGTGTGTGTGGTAACAGACTTCCTCGTTGAAACAGTCATCTTGTTTATTGAATCGCTGATGTCACTCAGTCAGCGGATTGTCTGACAGCATTGTTGTAATGGTTATTTGGGCAGGTGATGGATGCCTTACGGGTATTTTTACTGAGTTGCTGCTGTATGTAGGAGGCGGGGAAATGTCACTGAACTGAAAACAACTACAGATCAGCTGCTGATTACCAGCTTTAAGACTTTTGGTTTAGATTCAGTTAAACTCAAATCAATCCTTGAAGGtcaactttaatttaaaaaaacaatgattttttttttcctttttttatgtttctcaaACAGACACTGGGTGTCCAAAGTTTGGCCCTAGGAGCAATGAGTGTTCAGGAATGGTACAGATTTGGATTTCCAGCAAATGGCACCGAAGCACACAGaaactttttatacatttttaggaTGACATCAAAGACAGATTTATATCTTTCTATACCTCTTAAGCCTGAGGGTCTATTTTCCGAAAAGAAATAATTCATACTTTATAAGTCATTTCTCAATGTGTACAATGCCTAAACTGCAAATCTTGTTAGTAACTAGCCTAAAGGTCCTGGAGGATAATGTGGAGGTGAAATTtgagaataaattattttgggctgagtaaatcagattttaatgccCAAAAAATTTATTTCGCTAAAcaaacagatgtttacatacaaaTTGTCTTACTTTTGctgtaaa contains:
- the LOC118567185 gene encoding nuclear factor 7, ovary-like (The sequence of the model RefSeq protein was modified relative to this genomic sequence to represent the inferred CDS: added 222 bases not found in genome assembly) translates to MEEKIKALETDIAALSDTSPSEDLPVPSQDVKDADLQEDQEDLQKIVETVQKKMFEEVKENCDQTADHIRTQQAEKQINDQFQKLHQFLQNEEEARLSALREGEKQKTQPMEEKIKALETDIAALSDTIRVTEEKLSSEGNSSQQDCKAALEKTQRCCNPDDPQQVPGALMDVPKHLGNLGFNVWKKMKEVVSYTPVILDPNTAHPGMILSDDLTSVKLGKKENLPENPERITACHSVLGSEGFDSGTHSWVVEVGENRGWRLGVLAESDESLIEPEYLGLGYYDEKYAAWSPSQCLVLKETNRFQTIKVLLEYDKKTLSFIDAKSNRYIHTITHTFTKKLFPCINTWDIDALKLLPQQVNTQPNM